In Candidatus Paceibacterota bacterium, a single genomic region encodes these proteins:
- the mtrB gene encoding MtrAB system histidine kinase MtrB, giving the protein MTRRIRVARFRNSLAFRVIFSTVLLCLGVVWLTGSALYAQLSDGIRKVTIESSVAETRSAIFNAQYRIVVASESKAQAIKQIVDDVIVNSPSVIGTSIIGREVALLRTGPATADAINYQRTSNGMLLSSIPKELRKRVGKSISTEWAETSIRYAQRGRVPALAVGEKITIPGAGAYEMYLLFSLTSQNATLDLLARSLLFTGLALVILIALIAWLVVRQVVRPVREAARIAEGFTAGHLEQRMQVKGNDEIARLGNSFNEMALSLQNQISRLENLSSVQQRFVSDVSHELRTPLTTLRMASEVIHTARDEFDPTIARSAELLVAQIDRFERLLEDLLEVSRFDAEAAVLESVEFDMVALVTKCIDDLSLLAKERATTIELRHADAQILVHADTRRVERILRNLLSNAIEYSSETPIRVRIVASENEVAVGVRDYGSGLDEQSTYRVFDRFWREDPSRARVRGGTGLGLSIALEDARLHNGELEAWGRPGKGAHFVLTLPRWTGGVVESRLIRLQPEDYSSTTP; this is encoded by the coding sequence ATGACTCGTCGAATTCGAGTCGCCCGATTTCGAAACTCTCTTGCTTTCCGTGTTATTTTTTCGACAGTCCTACTCTGCTTGGGTGTGGTCTGGCTTACTGGGTCAGCGCTTTACGCTCAATTATCAGATGGAATTCGTAAAGTCACCATTGAATCGTCGGTCGCTGAGACGCGATCAGCAATCTTCAATGCGCAGTATCGAATCGTCGTCGCCTCCGAATCGAAAGCGCAAGCGATCAAACAAATTGTTGACGATGTGATTGTTAATTCACCAAGCGTTATAGGTACTTCAATCATTGGTCGCGAGGTAGCACTTCTTCGCACGGGTCCAGCGACGGCGGATGCTATTAACTATCAACGGACATCTAATGGAATGTTGCTCTCTTCCATTCCGAAGGAATTGCGAAAGCGAGTTGGAAAAAGTATTTCTACGGAATGGGCCGAAACCTCAATTCGCTATGCGCAAAGGGGGAGGGTTCCTGCTTTGGCGGTTGGAGAGAAGATAACAATTCCGGGTGCCGGCGCATATGAGATGTACCTTCTCTTCAGTTTGACAAGTCAGAACGCGACACTTGATCTTCTGGCACGTTCGCTTCTCTTTACCGGGTTAGCATTGGTGATCCTTATTGCACTCATTGCTTGGTTAGTTGTACGCCAGGTGGTTCGGCCGGTACGTGAAGCGGCTCGAATCGCAGAAGGATTCACTGCCGGTCACTTGGAACAGCGTATGCAGGTAAAGGGCAATGATGAGATTGCGCGCCTTGGCAATTCATTTAATGAGATGGCACTTTCCTTACAGAATCAAATATCTCGTTTGGAAAATCTATCAAGCGTTCAACAAAGATTTGTCTCGGATGTTTCACATGAACTAAGAACGCCGCTCACAACTCTTCGGATGGCCTCGGAAGTGATTCACACGGCTCGCGATGAATTTGATCCCACAATCGCCCGAAGTGCTGAATTGCTGGTTGCTCAGATAGATCGATTTGAAAGATTACTAGAAGACCTTCTGGAAGTGAGCCGCTTTGATGCAGAAGCCGCAGTTCTTGAAAGCGTAGAATTCGACATGGTTGCACTCGTGACGAAATGCATTGACGATTTGAGTTTGTTGGCGAAAGAGCGTGCCACAACTATCGAATTGCGTCATGCGGATGCTCAAATCTTGGTCCACGCAGATACGCGCCGCGTGGAGAGAATTTTACGTAACTTATTGAGCAATGCGATTGAGTACTCAAGCGAGACTCCGATAAGAGTTCGAATTGTGGCCTCGGAAAATGAAGTTGCGGTAGGCGTGCGCGATTATGGGTCGGGTTTAGATGAACAATCGACATACCGGGTTTTCGATCGCTTCTGGCGTGAGGATCCTTCAAGAGCACGGGTGCGAGGTGGAACTGGCCTTGGACTTTCAATCGCGCTAGAGGATGCGCGACTACACAATGGCGAACTTGAAGCGTGGGGGAGGCCCGGAAAAGGTGCTCATTTTGTTCTGACCCTTCCCCGTTGGACAGGAGGGGTAGTGGAGTCCCGCCTCATCCGCCTTCAGCCAGAGGATTACTCATCCACAACGCCGTGA
- the mtrA gene encoding MtrAB system response regulator MtrA, which produces MTLVMVVDDDQDLAEMLGIVLTGAGIDVDLVSRGDEVMDVFHANPPDLILLDVMLPGLNGIEVCKLIRAESMVPIVMLSAKGDSHDVVEGLEAGADDYMVKPFKHPSELVARIHTRLRRSSAGLTGRITLADLAIDLVAHQVTRGDKAIALTRLEFDLLVALAKEPRRVFTRDALLSEVWGYRHSTDTRLVNVHVQRLRAKVEHDPENPEIVVTVRGVGYKAGVAGRV; this is translated from the coding sequence ATGACTCTAGTTATGGTCGTCGATGATGACCAAGACCTTGCCGAGATGCTCGGCATCGTCTTAACTGGAGCAGGTATTGATGTTGATTTGGTGAGCCGCGGAGACGAAGTAATGGATGTCTTTCACGCCAACCCACCCGATCTCATCTTGTTGGATGTGATGCTTCCTGGGTTAAACGGAATCGAAGTCTGCAAATTGATTCGTGCCGAATCAATGGTTCCCATCGTAATGTTGAGCGCAAAAGGTGATTCTCATGACGTCGTTGAAGGCCTTGAAGCTGGGGCTGACGATTACATGGTTAAACCTTTCAAGCACCCGTCCGAATTGGTGGCTCGAATTCATACACGTCTCCGACGATCTTCCGCGGGGCTCACTGGTCGAATTACGTTGGCGGATTTAGCAATAGATCTAGTGGCTCATCAAGTCACGCGTGGGGACAAAGCGATTGCACTCACTCGCCTCGAGTTTGACCTACTGGTTGCTTTAGCAAAGGAACCGCGACGGGTTTTTACTCGCGATGCCCTACTAAGTGAAGTGTGGGGATATAGGCACTCGACCGACACGCGGTTGGTGAATGTGCACGTTCAAAGACTAAGAGCCAAGGTTGAACACGACCCAGAAAATCCGGAAATTGTTGTAACTGTTCGAGGGGTGGGATACAAAGCAGGAGTAGCGGGAAGGGTATGA
- the ahcY gene encoding adenosylhomocysteinase yields MSVNSSATITVPRHDIADAALAAEGRKRIEWAERNMPVLAQIRDRFEKSKPFTGVRIAACMHVTTETANLMRTLKIGGAEIALCASNPLSTQDDVAAALVHEYGISVFARNAVDRDGYYSHINAALDIQPHQVFDDGCDLVNTLHTTRTELLPGIAGGCEETTTGVIRLSQMAKDGALKFPMIAVNDTDTKHMFDNRYGTGQSTLDAVFRSTNFLLAGRILVVAGFGYCGKGVAERAKGMGADVIVTEIDPTKALDAMMQGYRVMPMIDAAAVGDVFITVTGNRDVLRDEHFAVMKDGAIMANSGHFDIEIDVAWLEKNSTKKNRKMRHQTDEYVMADGRRLLLLAEGRLVNLGAAEGHPAAVMDMSFSDQALTAEWLVKEAKNLPAGLHEVPEYIDKEVAKLKLQSMGGRIDTLTPAQDIYLNSWEHGS; encoded by the coding sequence TTGTCCGTGAATTCATCAGCAACAATTACTGTTCCACGCCACGACATTGCAGATGCCGCTTTGGCAGCAGAAGGTCGCAAACGCATCGAATGGGCAGAGCGAAACATGCCTGTGCTGGCGCAGATTCGAGATCGATTCGAGAAGAGCAAACCTTTCACCGGAGTGCGAATTGCGGCCTGTATGCATGTGACTACAGAAACCGCAAATCTCATGCGCACCCTGAAAATTGGTGGAGCGGAGATCGCTCTTTGCGCCTCCAACCCTCTTTCGACTCAGGATGATGTTGCGGCAGCCCTAGTTCACGAATATGGAATCAGTGTCTTTGCTCGAAATGCAGTTGATCGAGATGGGTATTACTCGCACATCAATGCCGCTCTCGATATCCAACCTCATCAAGTTTTTGATGATGGTTGCGATCTTGTAAATACTCTCCATACCACCCGCACCGAACTTCTTCCGGGTATTGCCGGCGGTTGTGAAGAGACAACAACTGGCGTCATCCGCCTGAGCCAAATGGCAAAAGATGGGGCCCTTAAGTTCCCAATGATTGCCGTCAACGACACGGACACGAAGCACATGTTTGATAACCGATACGGCACCGGTCAATCCACCTTGGATGCCGTCTTCCGTTCTACTAATTTTTTGCTGGCTGGACGTATTCTTGTGGTTGCAGGCTTTGGATATTGCGGCAAAGGCGTTGCAGAGCGAGCAAAGGGAATGGGTGCTGACGTCATTGTGACTGAGATTGACCCGACCAAGGCGTTAGATGCGATGATGCAGGGATACCGCGTTATGCCCATGATTGACGCTGCTGCCGTCGGAGATGTCTTCATTACAGTGACAGGCAATCGTGATGTGCTACGCGACGAGCACTTTGCAGTCATGAAGGACGGCGCGATCATGGCCAACTCGGGACATTTCGATATTGAAATCGATGTTGCTTGGTTGGAAAAGAACTCAACGAAGAAGAACCGAAAGATGCGCCACCAAACCGATGAGTACGTCATGGCGGATGGCCGTCGACTCTTACTCCTAGCCGAAGGTCGATTGGTCAACCTCGGTGCAGCCGAGGGTCACCCTGCTGCAGTAATGGATATGTCATTCTCGGATCAAGCACTCACCGCTGAATGGCTTGTTAAAGAGGCGAAGAATTTGCCAGCTGGTTTGCATGAAGTGCCAGAGTACATTGATAAAGAAGTTGCCAAATTGAAACTTCAGAGCATGGGCGGTCGGATCGATACGCTCACTCCTGCGCAAGATATCTACCTCAACTCGTGGGAGCACGGCAGTTAA